One genomic segment of Nitrosopumilus sp. includes these proteins:
- a CDS encoding tetratricopeptide repeat protein has product MVGLFRREPKDPQKKKNVAKIKELQKLVKEKKYDEALKSGTEYLAKVPNNHDVLFTVGGICYLKKKYRTAISYFGKALEIGSYDIDVLLLKAYSHQKLNENKLAIQCCDKIKEIDPKNKSVAELLSQLES; this is encoded by the coding sequence TTGGTTGGATTGTTTAGACGAGAACCAAAAGATCCTCAAAAGAAAAAAAATGTAGCAAAGATCAAAGAACTCCAAAAATTGGTCAAAGAAAAAAAATATGATGAGGCACTAAAATCAGGCACAGAATATTTGGCCAAAGTTCCTAACAATCATGATGTTTTGTTTACTGTAGGAGGAATATGTTATCTCAAAAAGAAGTATAGAACAGCAATCTCTTACTTTGGTAAGGCCCTTGAAATTGGTTCTTATGATATTGATGTCTTGTTGTTAAAGGCTTATTCTCATCAAAAATTAAATGAAAATAAACTTGCAATTCAGTGCTGTGATAAAATTAAAGAGATTGATCCAAAAAATAAATCAGTAGCAGAACTATTATCTCAACTAGAGTCTTAG
- the nadA gene encoding quinolinate synthase NadA — translation MLVQQSSELKDEIIRLKKEKDVVILAHNYQIPDVQDVADFTGDSLGLSRQAATVSQKTILFCGVNFMAETAAIISPEKKVLLPDLEAGCSLSDSITVDELRNWKKQHPGAITVGYVNTTAEIKAELDYCCTSSNAINVVKAIPEDKEILFLPDMFLGSYVAKVTGRKNMHIWAGECHVHAGITAEDVIKKIDSIKDAEFVIHPECSCTTPMMYDVADGSYDDKKVSILSTEGMLNHVSQSTAKNFVVATETGILYKMRQQNPGKTFIPASDKAECQYMKMITLEKVYDALVNEKNVITVPKEIADKARLAIDRMLEIS, via the coding sequence ATGCTTGTACAACAATCATCAGAGCTCAAAGATGAAATAATACGGCTCAAGAAGGAGAAAGATGTGGTAATTTTAGCACATAATTACCAAATTCCAGATGTACAAGACGTAGCAGATTTTACAGGAGACTCTTTAGGGCTTTCAAGACAAGCAGCTACAGTATCACAAAAAACTATTCTGTTTTGCGGTGTTAACTTTATGGCAGAAACTGCTGCAATAATTAGTCCAGAAAAAAAAGTTTTACTGCCAGACTTGGAAGCTGGATGTTCGTTGTCTGATTCAATTACTGTAGATGAATTAAGAAATTGGAAGAAACAGCATCCTGGTGCAATTACAGTAGGATATGTGAATACAACAGCTGAGATTAAAGCAGAACTTGATTATTGTTGTACATCATCTAATGCAATTAATGTTGTGAAAGCAATTCCAGAAGATAAAGAAATTTTATTCTTACCTGATATGTTTTTGGGATCTTATGTTGCCAAAGTTACTGGTAGAAAAAATATGCATATTTGGGCTGGTGAATGTCATGTACATGCAGGAATAACAGCTGAAGATGTGATTAAGAAAATAGATTCAATTAAAGATGCAGAATTTGTCATTCATCCTGAATGTAGTTGTACTACTCCTATGATGTATGATGTTGCAGATGGAAGTTATGATGATAAAAAAGTTTCAATTCTTTCAACTGAAGGAATGCTAAATCATGTCAGTCAATCTACCGCAAAGAATTTTGTTGTTGCAACTGAAACTGGAATTTTATATAAGATGCGACAACAAAATCCTGGCAAAACATTCATTCCAGCATCAGATAAGGCTGAATGTCAATACATGAAGATGATTACACTTGAGAAAGTATATGATGCATTAGTAAATGAAAAAAATGTCATCACAGTACCTAAAGAAATTGCAGACAAAGCTCGTTTAGCAATTGATAGAATGCTTGAAATCAGCTAA
- a CDS encoding aspartate dehydrogenase codes for MKKIALLGCGAIGTQIALAIDSGEIPATLTHVYDGSKSASESLVEKLKNKPIIVENSHLLSSHPVDIVVEAASQDAVKDVGLSVLQNKRDLMIMSVGALLDESIYDILYDACRDFKKTIYLPSGAIAGLDGIKSVRKELESLLITTTKHPRSLKGAKFFENSKIDLDKIDSVTKIFEGTAKEAVSLFPANINVAALLSLTGIGSEKTRVKIMADPDTDKNTHQIEAAGRFGKMTFTIENFPDPNNPKTSRLAILSAIETLRKYCTNEIQIGT; via the coding sequence ATGAAAAAAATTGCTTTACTGGGATGTGGTGCAATTGGAACTCAAATTGCACTAGCTATTGATTCAGGAGAAATTCCTGCTACTCTAACTCATGTATATGATGGCTCTAAGAGTGCATCTGAATCCCTTGTTGAAAAATTAAAAAATAAACCCATTATTGTTGAAAATTCTCATCTTTTATCTTCTCATCCTGTTGACATTGTTGTTGAAGCAGCATCACAAGACGCAGTAAAAGATGTAGGATTGAGTGTTTTACAAAATAAACGTGATCTAATGATAATGAGTGTTGGTGCACTACTTGATGAATCGATTTATGATATTTTGTATGATGCATGCAGAGATTTCAAAAAAACTATCTATCTTCCTTCTGGGGCAATTGCTGGACTGGATGGAATTAAGTCAGTAAGAAAAGAATTAGAATCTCTCTTAATTACTACTACAAAACACCCACGTTCACTAAAGGGCGCAAAGTTTTTTGAAAATTCCAAAATAGATCTCGATAAAATTGATTCAGTCACTAAAATTTTTGAGGGCACTGCAAAAGAAGCAGTATCGTTGTTTCCTGCAAACATCAATGTTGCAGCATTATTATCCCTAACAGGAATTGGAAGTGAAAAAACTAGAGTAAAAATTATGGCTGATCCTGACACTGATAAAAACACTCATCAAATTGAAGCTGCAGGAAGATTTGGAAAGATGACTTTTACTATTGAGAATTTTCCAGATCCAAATAATCCTAAAACAAGTAGACTGGCAATATTATCTGCAATTGAAACATTGAGAAAATATTGCACTAATGAGATTCAAATTGGAACGTAA
- a CDS encoding PEFG-CTERM sorting domain-containing protein, whose translation MIIPTSGFAFAEHVFNPEAFAQYLDISQLEAEKVTFTFDDVSYDVYYGYHGSLDAMGSNSVFPILSSMSINEERKSLEIVMETVPEKTDFWVRVPEDVIYADGEKFTVIVNGIDTRYDLMKFPNDYVIGFIISEDTKNIEIIGTKVIPEFGASAIIILGISVIGLVYFSRKFNIIKNWTRIN comes from the coding sequence TTGATAATCCCTACATCTGGCTTTGCATTTGCAGAACATGTCTTTAATCCTGAAGCATTTGCCCAATACCTAGACATTTCTCAACTAGAAGCAGAAAAAGTGACCTTTACTTTCGATGACGTGTCTTATGATGTCTACTATGGATATCATGGGAGTCTTGACGCAATGGGTTCCAACTCAGTTTTCCCAATTTTATCTTCAATGAGCATTAATGAAGAGAGAAAATCCCTTGAAATAGTAATGGAAACCGTCCCTGAAAAAACTGATTTTTGGGTAAGAGTGCCAGAAGATGTCATTTATGCAGATGGTGAAAAATTTACAGTGATAGTTAATGGTATTGATACTAGATATGATTTGATGAAATTTCCTAATGACTATGTAATTGGATTTATTATTTCAGAAGATACCAAAAATATTGAGATTATTGGAACAAAGGTAATTCCAGAATTTGGTGCATCTGCAATTATAATTCTAGGCATATCTGTAATTGGTTTGGTCTATTTTTCAAGAAAATTCAACATTATAAAAAATTGGACTAGAATTAATTAA
- a CDS encoding DNA double-strand break repair nuclease NurA — translation MLSILKGPKFEQILQKARENWVEFTPSKEEAVTAGIDSSFNNTKFQGIELWATTAVSIKSDGEILVDLHDSGLGSDTDLSRIASKMEIEACEKTVDIVDLVLMDGSLHSQFMTRQSSLDSLVVKTMRKKDNVIFIAKTSNTKKQFEGLGSLAGDIFYYNHVTNGPGFSKIFVEKKYGADKVISSTFVRLSDSTPIIKLEFLGTQHDDNEIKSVMNKLFKTSVGGYPYALKLAHNNCKISDKELSKMVSLLGLSNEIGSREVLG, via the coding sequence ATGTTATCAATTCTCAAAGGGCCCAAATTTGAGCAAATTTTACAAAAAGCACGAGAAAATTGGGTAGAATTTACGCCTAGCAAAGAAGAAGCAGTCACAGCAGGAATCGATAGTAGTTTTAACAACACTAAATTTCAAGGAATTGAGCTTTGGGCAACAACTGCAGTTTCAATTAAATCAGATGGAGAGATATTGGTGGATTTGCATGATTCAGGATTAGGTTCAGATACTGATCTTTCAAGAATCGCAAGCAAAATGGAGATTGAAGCTTGTGAGAAAACTGTTGACATAGTGGATTTAGTTTTAATGGATGGCTCACTTCATTCTCAGTTTATGACAAGACAATCATCGCTTGATTCATTGGTTGTAAAAACTATGAGAAAAAAAGACAATGTGATATTTATTGCAAAAACATCAAACACTAAAAAACAATTTGAAGGATTAGGTTCTTTGGCAGGAGATATTTTTTATTATAATCATGTAACTAATGGTCCTGGTTTTAGTAAAATATTTGTAGAAAAAAAATATGGAGCTGACAAAGTAATTTCATCAACCTTTGTTAGATTAAGTGATTCAACACCAATTATCAAACTAGAATTTTTAGGAACACAGCATGACGATAATGAAATTAAATCAGTAATGAACAAATTATTCAAAACCAGTGTAGGAGGATATCCATATGCACTAAAATTAGCTCATAATAACTGTAAAATATCTGATAAAGAGCTTTCAAAAATGGTGAGTTTATTGGGATTAAGTAATGAGATAGGTTCAAGAGAGGTATTA